The following is a genomic window from Rubrobacter aplysinae.
AGGCTTGAGAGGTCGTGCTTCTCGAGCTCGGCGGTGCCCTGCTTCATGAAGGCCCGGATCGCCGTCGGCGCGGTGTACAGGATATTTACACTGTGACGCTCTATCACGTCCCACCAGCGGTCCGCTTCGGGGTAGGTCGGCGTGCCCTCGAACATCACGCTCGTCGCGCCGTTGGAGAGCGGACCGTACACGAGGTAGGAGTGTCCGGTGACCCAGCCAACGTCGGCGGTGCACCAGTACACGTCGTCGTCCTTGAGGTCCATGACCCACTGCATCGTGGCCCGGAGCTGGGTGAGGTAGCCGCCGGTGGTGTGGACGATGCCCTTGGGCTTGCCGGTCGAGCCCGAGGAGTACAGGACGTACAGCATGTCCTCGGAGTCCATCTTTTCGGCCGGGCACTCGGCGTCGGCGTCCCGTACGAGCTCGTCCCAGTAGTGGTCGCGGCCGTCCTGCATCTCCACGCTCTCGCCGCTGCGGCGCACTACGACCACGTTCTCCACGCTCGGCGTGTCCGCGAGGGCCTCGTCGGCGTTCTGCTTTAGCGGGCTAACCTTGCCCCCGCGGGGAGCCGTGTCCGCGGTGACGATCACCTTCGCCTCGGCGTCGTTGACCCGGTCGCGCAGGGCGCCCGCGCTGAAGGCGCTAAAGACGACCGAGTGGGGCGCGCCGATCCTGGCGCAGGCTAGCATGGTTATGGCGATCTCGGGGATCATGGGCAGATACACGGCGACCCGGTCGCCCTTCTGTACGCCGAGCGACTTGAGGACGTTTGCGAACTTCTCGACCTCTTCCTTTAGCTCGGTGTAGGTAAAGCTCTTGCCCTGTCCGGGCTCGTCGGCCTCCCACACGAGGGCGGGCTTGTCGCCCCGGCCCTGCTCGATCTGGTAATCCAGGCAGTTGTAGGCGACGTTCAGCTTGCCCCCGATGAACCACTTGGCCTCCGGCGGGTCCCAGTTCAGCACCTGATCGAAGTCCTCGAACCAGTGGAGCTCCCTGGCCCATCCGGCCCAGAAACCCTCGTAGTCCCGAGCGGCCTCCTCGTAAACCTCGGGGTCCGTGACGTTTGCCTGCGAGACGAACTCCCGCGGCGGGCCGTACCCGTTGCCCGCGGCCTGATCCTGGCTCATGGCTCTCCTCTCTTTCCCTTGAAATACTTCCCCGACCCCGCTGTACCCGCGCCGCGTAACGTCTCTAACTTCTCCCCCGCGACGCTGCGGGCGGCCATCAGGGACCATCGTAAGACCGGCGGCCACGGCGGGTTCCCCTGTACCGCCAGCCGCCCGGCTGAACGCTCCCAAAGATAGCTCTTTTCCCCCACGCGGGTCAAGCATTCGGCCACCCGGATATTCGTGGCTCTCCGGGGCTCTTCGGATATCTTCGGAGCTCTTCGGCGATCTACCCGCCGGAGAGACGGTCCAGGCGCTTCTGGAACTTCTGTACCGAACGCGGGTCCTCGCGTCCGAGAACCTCGACGGCGCTGCGGCAGATCCTCTCCGCCTCGTTCGTCCAGCCCCGGTACTCGTACAGGGTGGCGAGCCGCTCGTAGCAGAAGGTGCCGGAGTGGCCCTCCTCTACGGCGGCGCGGCAGTGATGCTCGAAGAGGGCTAGCTCCTCCTCCCGGCGGCGGCTCTGGAAGTGGGTCTGGGCCAGCGAGACGTGGGCCAGGGCCCGGTCGCCGCCGGTCTTTGCAAGCTCCAGGGCGGCCCGGCCGGCGCGGACGGCGAACTCCGCATCCCCGGCGAACCCGGCCTGCGCGCCGGTCGTCGCCAGCAAGCCGGACGGGGTGTCCGAAGGGTTGCCCCGGGCGTAGGCTTCCAGCAGCCTCGTCACCGCCTCCTCGTCCTCGGGGTCCGGCGGGAGGTCCAGGGCCGCGTGGCGCGAGAACCGCTCCCGGTCATCCCGGGGCAAGGAGATCAGATAAAGCGCGAGATCCCCCCATCCTCCACCACGCGGGCCATCCGGCTTACCGCCCTCGTCGCTCTCACCCCTCTTATCGCTTTCCAAGTTCATCCTCCCGGCTCGTCTGCTTTTACACCGTCCGGCATGATTACGCCTGATTCTAGCGGAGCCCGAGGCTAAAAATCGGGGCTGAGAAGTTGGCTCTGCTCTCGTAAAGCCCGTAAAGTTCTTCGTGGCAAGGCCCTCGTAACAAAACCCGGACCCGGAGGCCGGATTTGCGCTTGTTGCGGGATAAGTCTCCCCGAAACTCTGCTACAATTCCGCGCATTCATGGCTTCTAACGAGAACATGTTCGGCCGGGGAGCGTCCAGGGTCCGGCGGCTTCTGGGGCGTGGAGATTGGATCTACATACTCTCCCTGCTGGTGCCCCTGGCGATCTACAACGTACTTTTGAAGGTAATCCGGGTAATCGCCCGGGAGGAGACGCCGGGCTTTCTGGGGTTCCTGGACCAGGTACGCTCGGACCTGCTCTTCAACCTCGGATACGTCGCTCTGTGGGTCGGTCTGTTTACCGTGTTCCGCAAGGGAGCGCCGCGCTGGGCAGTGCTCGTGATCTTCCACGTCTCCACCCTCGTGGTGGTGCTCCTGAGCACGAGCGCGCACTTCTACTACGAGACGACCGGCTCTCCCCTGAGCCTGGACGTCATAGGCCTCGCCATATCCTCGTTCGGAGAGATACAAGGGGTCATCGCCGCAGAGGCCCGGCCCTGGATGATCTGGCTGCTCTCGGCGGTTCTCTTCTACGTGATAGCCGGTCCGGCGATTATCACCCGGCTCTTCCAGCACGACTGGTACGTGCCGACCTGGACCGCCAGGGGGCCCACGCTTACCCGGGTAGCGGTCTTCGCCGCCGCCTTTGCGCTCGCCGGGCTCTCGGCGGTGCCGAGCATCACCGGCGCGAGCAGCTCCTTCACCCGCGACACGCTGGTAAACATGTTCGTTACCGAGGTCGAGAAGGTCAACTACGCGGACGTGGAGCCGAAAACGAGCAAGGTGCTCGCAGCCGAGCAGCCCCCGACGCAGACCATGCTCCAGGGCGAGCCCGCGCAGAAGCGGAACGTCGTGATGGTGTACCTGGAGTCGACCCAGGCCGGCTCGACAACCCCGTACGACGAGCGGCAGCAGGCCCTGCCGCAGGAGGAGCAGGTCACACCTTTCCTGCAACGGCTCTCCAGGCACAGCCTGATGGCGGAGGACTTCAACGCCGTGGTGCCCCACACCTCGAAGGCCCTCACGGCCTCCCACTGCGGCATAGCGCCGCCGATGGACCAGGATAACTCCGAGTCCGACGAGGACTCGCTGCCCGCGGAGTGCCTACCCGAGATGCTGGATCAGGAGGGCTACAAGACCGCCTTCTTCCAGTCGGCGACCGAGGAGTTCGAGCGCCGGGGCGCCCTGGTCGAGAACTTCGGCTACGACGAGTTCTACCCGCTGGAGGCCTTCCCCAAGGAGGGCTACGACGAGGTGAACTACTTCGGCTACGAGGACGACATAATGCTGAACCCGAGCCAGCAGTGGCTCGCCAACAACTCAGGCCCGGAATCGACGCCCTTCCTGGCCTCGTACCTGACGGTCGGGACGCACCACGACTACGGCGTCCCGCAGGACTTCGAGAAGAAACGGTACGCCGAGGACGAGGACCTGAACAACTACCTGAACGCCCTCCACTACCAGGACCAGTTCCTCCAGAAACTCTTCCAGCAGTACATGGACCTGGGTCTGTACGAGGACACCGTCTTCGTCGTGGTCGGCGACCACGGCGAGGCGTTCGGCGAGCACGGCCGCAACCAGCACGACAACATCCCCTATAGCGAGGGCACCCACGTGCCCTTCCTCGTCCACGACCCGCAAAACCCGACGCCCGACCGCTACGAGTCGCTGGCGAACCACACGGACATACTGCCGACCGTGGCGGACCTTTTGGGCTACCGGGTAGGAGGCGGGGAGTACCCGGGCATCTCCCTGCTCGGGCCGGAGCGGGAGAACCGCACCCACAGGATGTCCTGCTACCAACCCTTTACCTGCCTGATGAGCATAGAGGACGGCGACAAGTACATCTACAACTACGGCAACCAGCAGGACGAATACTACGACCTCTC
Proteins encoded in this region:
- the acs gene encoding acetate--CoA ligase, with protein sequence MSQDQAAGNGYGPPREFVSQANVTDPEVYEEAARDYEGFWAGWARELHWFEDFDQVLNWDPPEAKWFIGGKLNVAYNCLDYQIEQGRGDKPALVWEADEPGQGKSFTYTELKEEVEKFANVLKSLGVQKGDRVAVYLPMIPEIAITMLACARIGAPHSVVFSAFSAGALRDRVNDAEAKVIVTADTAPRGGKVSPLKQNADEALADTPSVENVVVVRRSGESVEMQDGRDHYWDELVRDADAECPAEKMDSEDMLYVLYSSGSTGKPKGIVHTTGGYLTQLRATMQWVMDLKDDDVYWCTADVGWVTGHSYLVYGPLSNGATSVMFEGTPTYPEADRWWDVIERHSVNILYTAPTAIRAFMKQGTAELEKHDLSSLRLLGTVGEPINPAAWEWYWENVGGGRCPVVDTWWQTETGGIMITPLPGITNVKPGAASYPFPGIFADLYDDEGNRVEGAGSGNLVITHPWPGMLRTLYKDPERYRDTYWSTYGDMYFAGDGAKRDEDGHFTITGRVDDVMNVSGHRISTMEVESALVSHEAVAESAVVGKNDEDKGQAIFAYVTLKAGYEDGDDLGTELSNHVRTQIGPIAKPERIVFTEDLPKTRSGKIMRRILRGVAEGDSDLGDTSTLADPSVVDSLQEEVKR
- a CDS encoding LTA synthase family protein, which encodes MASNENMFGRGASRVRRLLGRGDWIYILSLLVPLAIYNVLLKVIRVIAREETPGFLGFLDQVRSDLLFNLGYVALWVGLFTVFRKGAPRWAVLVIFHVSTLVVVLLSTSAHFYYETTGSPLSLDVIGLAISSFGEIQGVIAAEARPWMIWLLSAVLFYVIAGPAIITRLFQHDWYVPTWTARGPTLTRVAVFAAAFALAGLSAVPSITGASSSFTRDTLVNMFVTEVEKVNYADVEPKTSKVLAAEQPPTQTMLQGEPAQKRNVVMVYLESTQAGSTTPYDERQQALPQEEQVTPFLQRLSRHSLMAEDFNAVVPHTSKALTASHCGIAPPMDQDNSESDEDSLPAECLPEMLDQEGYKTAFFQSATEEFERRGALVENFGYDEFYPLEAFPKEGYDEVNYFGYEDDIMLNPSQQWLANNSGPESTPFLASYLTVGTHHDYGVPQDFEKKRYAEDEDLNNYLNALHYQDQFLQKLFQQYMDLGLYEDTVFVVVGDHGEAFGEHGRNQHDNIPYSEGTHVPFLVHDPQNPTPDRYESLANHTDILPTVADLLGYRVGGGEYPGISLLGPERENRTHRMSCYQPFTCLMSIEDGDKYIYNYGNQQDEYYDLSEDPEEQNNLINGQSKEKIERRREDLLSWRAGVEKVYEDYRTRIEETTGPGTTGASLEPEG